One region of Deinococcus koreensis genomic DNA includes:
- a CDS encoding SDR family oxidoreductase, with product MNELVLTYGAGGTQGAPVAHGLLAAGYRVRALVRDVQKNRALQEAGAEVVAGDLADPESVRRATEGVERVFLMLPFTGGGNPLDYAHNAISAAREAGVKLLVLNTSGQTPRQSTGLPMLDYRIHLEQGLRESGVPSIVLRPYAYMENLLGPWVLPRLQQEGVLAYPTEAERPISWIAAQDLGRFAVAALGRPELAGQAFDLGGPQALTGPEMAQAFTRALGRDIRYQAISPEEFGAIMGRMMGPEAEAGIVAAYRASAAAPLDAMVVDMAGVLGALPVPQTPLEDWVRQHAALFGGAPAPASAAGAAG from the coding sequence ATGAACGAACTGGTTTTGACCTATGGAGCAGGGGGAACGCAGGGCGCGCCGGTGGCGCACGGTCTGCTGGCGGCGGGCTACCGCGTGCGGGCGCTGGTGCGCGACGTGCAGAAGAACCGCGCCCTGCAGGAGGCGGGCGCCGAGGTGGTGGCCGGCGATCTGGCTGACCCCGAGAGCGTGCGCCGCGCCACCGAGGGCGTGGAGCGGGTCTTCCTGATGCTGCCCTTCACGGGCGGCGGCAATCCGCTCGACTACGCGCACAACGCCATCTCGGCGGCGCGTGAGGCCGGCGTGAAGCTGCTGGTGCTCAACACCAGCGGGCAGACGCCCCGGCAGAGCACCGGCCTGCCCATGCTGGACTACCGCATCCACCTCGAACAGGGGCTGCGGGAGAGCGGCGTGCCCAGCATCGTCCTGCGCCCCTACGCGTATATGGAAAACCTGCTGGGGCCGTGGGTCTTGCCCCGCCTGCAGCAGGAGGGCGTGCTGGCCTACCCGACCGAGGCAGAGCGGCCCATCTCGTGGATCGCCGCGCAGGATCTGGGCCGCTTCGCGGTGGCCGCCCTCGGGCGCCCGGAGCTGGCCGGTCAGGCCTTCGACCTGGGCGGGCCCCAGGCGTTGACCGGCCCGGAGATGGCGCAGGCCTTCACGCGCGCCCTGGGCCGCGACATCCGCTACCAGGCCATCTCGCCCGAGGAATTCGGGGCCATCATGGGCCGCATGATGGGCCCGGAAGCGGAGGCCGGCATCGTCGCCGCCTACCGCGCCTCGGCCGCCGCACCCCTGGACGCCATGGTGGTCGACATGGCCGGGGTGCTCGGGGCGCTGCCCGTGCCCCAGACCCCGCTGGAGGACTGGGTACGCCAGCACGCGGCGCTGTTCGGGGGCGCGCCGGCGCCGGCCAGCGCGGCCGGCGCGGCGGGATGA
- a CDS encoding alpha-amylase family glycosyl hydrolase, producing MFPAFTADPAAWHDATEAHTCPATAEIGGTVTLRLRTRLRPRRVQVLELRHGEILAFAAHPCEAPYEGWAEKWYAYDLRLGSLQNRYIWRLDFEEDMLFVSTAGLKPVCPGYRDWYSVLADYQPPEWVWESVFYQIFPDRFRRGGSHPRPEPGAYAYPQLHPEVIGALSPGRSELERAALGAFPLRTPDWDEPLSIAEDAHTLYGGDLAGVQDALPYLEALGINALWLNPIFRSPSSHRYDTSDYREVDPHLGGEVAFDHLSTALRRRGMRLVLDGVFNHLGNEHALFQRAMADPQAPERDYFTFRAASPGQLPYHGFYDVPTLPKLDYTHEAAYREFIDGPDSVTRHWLRRGIDGWRLDVAQGMGTAGTDGGNLEILRRLKRAAREENPQAYVLGERFFDAEHALQDGRGEDGVMNYHGFGLPVMTWLTGRDKDGEPQRIDTEALVAHLWDAYRVLPLPVALNQFNLLESHDIARALYRLDGNAERYLGALGLLMAYPGAPCLYYGSEIGLSQPHGDSMNYARATFPWEESAWNRELLEGVRRLVQLRRSLPALQRGSLRFVGVGEHSFALLRELGEGGTLSRVMCLVSRSPQTTTLDLYLPPGGWRDLESGELTGVPGAEGSTRLSWQGTRLLIWESPVDQLHQPSSAQPRRRRVILN from the coding sequence ATGTTTCCAGCATTCACGGCTGATCCTGCCGCTTGGCACGACGCCACCGAAGCCCACACCTGTCCGGCCACGGCCGAGATCGGGGGCACCGTGACCCTGAGACTGCGAACCCGCCTGCGGCCCCGCCGGGTGCAGGTGCTGGAGCTGCGTCACGGCGAGATCCTGGCCTTCGCCGCCCATCCATGTGAGGCGCCTTACGAGGGCTGGGCCGAGAAGTGGTATGCCTACGACCTCCGGCTCGGCTCCCTGCAGAACCGCTATATCTGGCGACTCGACTTCGAGGAGGACATGCTCTTCGTCTCGACTGCCGGTCTGAAGCCGGTGTGTCCGGGCTACCGTGACTGGTACAGCGTCCTGGCCGACTACCAGCCGCCGGAGTGGGTCTGGGAGAGCGTCTTCTACCAGATCTTTCCCGACCGCTTTCGGCGCGGGGGAAGCCACCCCCGGCCTGAGCCCGGCGCTTACGCCTATCCCCAGCTGCACCCCGAGGTGATAGGGGCCCTCTCGCCGGGCCGCTCCGAGCTGGAGCGCGCGGCGCTGGGGGCCTTCCCCCTGCGCACCCCGGACTGGGACGAACCGCTCTCGATCGCCGAGGATGCCCACACCCTCTACGGCGGCGACCTGGCCGGCGTACAGGATGCCCTGCCGTACCTCGAGGCCCTGGGAATCAACGCCCTGTGGCTCAACCCGATCTTCCGCAGCCCCTCGAGTCACCGCTACGACACCAGCGACTACCGGGAGGTCGATCCCCACCTGGGAGGCGAGGTGGCCTTCGACCACCTGAGCACGGCGCTGCGCAGGCGTGGCATGCGGCTGGTGCTGGACGGCGTCTTCAATCACCTAGGCAATGAACACGCGCTGTTCCAGAGGGCAATGGCCGATCCGCAGGCCCCCGAGCGTGACTATTTCACCTTCCGCGCCGCTTCCCCCGGCCAGCTGCCCTACCACGGCTTTTACGACGTGCCCACCCTGCCCAAGCTCGACTACACCCACGAGGCGGCGTACCGAGAGTTTATCGACGGGCCGGACAGCGTGACCCGGCACTGGCTGCGTCGGGGCATCGACGGCTGGCGGCTCGACGTGGCCCAGGGCATGGGCACGGCCGGTACGGACGGCGGGAACCTGGAGATCCTCCGCCGGCTCAAGCGCGCGGCCCGCGAGGAGAATCCACAGGCCTACGTGCTGGGCGAGCGCTTCTTCGATGCCGAGCACGCCCTGCAGGACGGGCGGGGCGAGGACGGCGTGATGAACTACCACGGCTTCGGCCTGCCGGTGATGACCTGGCTGACGGGCCGCGACAAGGATGGCGAGCCGCAGCGCATCGACACGGAGGCGCTGGTGGCCCACCTGTGGGACGCCTACCGGGTTCTCCCCCTACCGGTGGCCCTGAACCAGTTCAACCTGCTCGAGAGCCACGACATCGCCCGCGCGCTCTACCGTCTGGATGGAAATGCTGAGCGCTACCTGGGCGCGCTGGGCCTGCTGATGGCCTATCCCGGTGCGCCCTGTCTGTACTACGGCAGTGAAATCGGGCTCTCGCAGCCTCACGGCGACTCGATGAACTACGCGCGGGCGACCTTTCCCTGGGAGGAGTCGGCCTGGAACCGGGAACTGCTGGAGGGGGTTCGCCGCCTGGTGCAGCTGCGCCGGTCGCTCCCCGCCCTGCAGCGTGGCAGCCTGCGCTTCGTGGGCGTGGGGGAGCACAGCTTCGCGCTTCTCCGGGAACTGGGCGAGGGGGGCACGCTTTCCCGGGTGATGTGCCTGGTCAGCCGCAGCCCGCAGACCACCACGCTCGATCTCTATCTCCCGCCCGGCGGCTGGCGCGATCTGGAGTCGGGGGAACTGACCGGAGTCCCGGGGGCCGAGGGCAGCACCCGCCTGAGCTGGCAGGGCACGCGGCTGCTGATCTGGGAAAGCCCAGTGGATCAGCTTCACCAGCCCAGTTCCGCGCAGCCCCGCCGGAGACGGGTGATCCTCAATTAG
- a CDS encoding carbohydrate kinase family protein, whose protein sequence is MSAETPVPHIIVAGNVNVDLILGPQTPWPTPGTEAVVPHHDLRPGGAAGNTALALQALGAPSTLVASRGSGPLGDWLQAAFSGIPARWTRSERPTAISVGLTHPDGERTFFTHLGHLEDDGAGPVLGEIALAPAGSLLLLVGTFLSPELRRAQAGILAAAHAHGLRTALDPGWPPEGWTPAVRAEVAGWLPACDHLLVNAAEAQGLSGRTGDEAADWLRGQLPLTATLVIKRGPDGAVAWRETEHGQVSAPPVRVVDTIGAGDTFNAAYLWSVLQGRTLEACLERGVQAASAAVSSSPRRYGSPRQVQSSTAATMTPSNP, encoded by the coding sequence TTGAGCGCTGAGACTCCTGTACCCCACATCATCGTGGCCGGCAACGTGAACGTCGACCTGATCCTCGGGCCCCAGACGCCCTGGCCCACGCCCGGCACGGAGGCGGTGGTGCCCCACCACGACCTGCGCCCGGGCGGGGCCGCCGGCAACACGGCGCTGGCGCTGCAGGCCCTGGGCGCCCCCTCCACCCTGGTCGCCAGCCGCGGCAGCGGGCCACTGGGCGACTGGCTGCAGGCCGCCTTCTCGGGCATCCCGGCCCGCTGGACACGATCGGAGCGGCCCACCGCCATCTCGGTCGGGCTGACCCACCCGGACGGGGAACGGACGTTTTTCACCCACCTGGGCCACCTCGAAGACGACGGCGCCGGGCCGGTGCTGGGCGAGATTGCGCTGGCCCCGGCCGGAAGCCTGCTGCTGCTGGTGGGCACTTTCCTGTCTCCGGAGCTGCGCCGGGCCCAGGCGGGCATCCTGGCCGCCGCCCACGCCCACGGCCTGCGAACTGCCCTCGATCCCGGCTGGCCCCCGGAGGGCTGGACACCGGCCGTGCGCGCCGAGGTGGCGGGCTGGTTGCCGGCGTGCGACCACCTGCTGGTGAACGCGGCCGAGGCGCAGGGCCTGAGCGGGAGAACAGGGGATGAGGCCGCCGACTGGCTGCGCGGCCAGCTGCCGCTCACGGCGACCCTGGTGATCAAACGTGGCCCGGACGGGGCCGTCGCCTGGAGGGAAACCGAACATGGGCAGGTGAGCGCGCCCCCGGTGCGGGTCGTCGACACCATCGGCGCTGGCGACACCTTCAACGCCGCCTACCTGTGGAGCGTGCTGCAGGGACGGACGCTGGAGGCGTGCCTGGAAAGGGGCGTGCAGGCGGCCTCGGCGGCCGTGTCCAGCTCGCCCCGGCGGTACGGCTCACCGCGGCAAGTCCAGTCGTCCACAGCAGCAACGATGACGCCTTCCAACCCATGA
- a CDS encoding MerR family transcriptional regulator produces the protein MWNESARRPASLLTIGRFSVMVGLSARMLRFYELQQLLAPAHIDPQSKYRYYHPDQFTRAVYIRLLRNLDMPLRDIRRFLDEPDLPAAVAQLGEHRGRIAEKIVVYEHSLEVLRSMEARPGQLYPVREVRVEAQTALCLRFCIPIHRKDQTRTFALGRLREALVRVGARAAGPCFSSNDLLPARDPLEASRRELQGDPFEERPHLFGVPVVGATEPPEGFELCWTEPHQALSTLNVGGYEPIHLALQSLFHHAAQADLTLSTHYRELYWTSPLDTPRKEHYRTEVQLMIAPASLRRPPP, from the coding sequence ATGTGGAACGAGAGCGCCCGGAGGCCCGCCTCCCTGCTCACCATCGGCCGGTTCTCGGTCATGGTCGGCCTGTCGGCGCGCATGCTGCGGTTCTACGAGCTTCAGCAGCTGCTCGCGCCGGCCCACATCGATCCGCAGTCGAAATACCGCTATTACCACCCGGATCAGTTCACGCGGGCCGTGTATATCCGCCTGCTGCGGAATCTGGACATGCCGCTGCGCGACATCCGGCGCTTTCTGGACGAGCCGGATCTACCGGCCGCCGTGGCCCAGCTCGGCGAGCACCGGGGGCGCATCGCCGAGAAGATCGTGGTCTACGAGCACAGTCTGGAGGTGCTGCGCAGCATGGAAGCCCGTCCGGGCCAGCTCTACCCGGTGCGGGAGGTCCGTGTGGAGGCCCAGACCGCGCTCTGCCTGAGGTTCTGCATCCCCATCCACCGCAAGGATCAGACCCGCACCTTCGCGCTGGGCCGGCTGCGCGAGGCGCTGGTCAGGGTGGGCGCGAGGGCCGCTGGCCCGTGCTTTTCCAGCAACGACCTGCTGCCGGCGAGAGATCCCCTGGAGGCCTCCCGCCGGGAGCTGCAGGGCGATCCCTTCGAGGAGCGGCCTCACCTGTTCGGCGTGCCGGTGGTCGGGGCCACCGAGCCCCCGGAGGGCTTTGAGCTCTGCTGGACGGAGCCCCACCAGGCCCTCTCGACGCTGAACGTGGGCGGCTATGAGCCGATCCATCTGGCCCTGCAGTCGCTGTTCCACCACGCCGCTCAGGCCGACCTGACCCTCAGCACCCACTACCGCGAGCTGTACTGGACGAGTCCACTCGACACGCCCCGCAAGGAGCATTACCGCACCGAGGTGCAGCTCATGATCGCCCCTGCATCCCTTCGGCGACCTCCCCCATAG
- a CDS encoding aldo/keto reductase codes for MRTMKLGSSQLDVPVVAVGCMRINALDMTAAERFVGAALEQGANFFDHADIYGQGQCEEIFADAVHMSASVREGLILQSKCGIRPGMFDFSREHILASVDGILRRLKTEYLDVLLLHRPDALVEPDEVAAAFDELERAGKVRHFGVSNQTPMQIELLKQSVRQPLVANQLQLSITNATMITRGFNVNMENAQAVDRDGGVLDYCRLHDLTIQPWSPFQFGFFEGVFLDNPKFPELNAKIDEIAAKYGVSNTTIALAWLLRHPAKMQPVTGTTTVQRLQDCCRASEVHLTREEWYAILLAAGNTLP; via the coding sequence ATGCGAACCATGAAACTTGGCAGCTCTCAACTGGACGTGCCGGTGGTGGCCGTCGGCTGTATGCGGATCAATGCGCTGGACATGACGGCGGCCGAACGCTTCGTGGGGGCCGCGCTGGAGCAGGGCGCGAATTTCTTCGACCACGCCGACATCTATGGCCAGGGACAGTGCGAGGAGATCTTCGCCGACGCCGTTCACATGAGTGCCTCGGTGCGCGAGGGCCTGATCCTGCAGTCCAAGTGCGGCATCCGTCCCGGCATGTTCGACTTCTCGCGCGAGCACATCCTGGCCTCGGTGGACGGCATCCTCAGGCGCCTGAAGACCGAGTACCTGGACGTCCTGCTGCTGCACCGCCCCGACGCGCTGGTGGAGCCCGACGAGGTGGCCGCCGCCTTCGACGAGCTGGAACGTGCCGGCAAGGTGCGCCATTTCGGCGTGTCCAACCAGACACCGATGCAGATCGAGCTGCTGAAGCAGTCGGTCAGGCAGCCCCTGGTCGCCAACCAGCTGCAGCTCAGCATCACCAACGCCACCATGATCACGCGCGGGTTCAACGTGAATATGGAAAACGCCCAGGCGGTCGACCGCGACGGCGGCGTCCTGGACTACTGCCGGCTGCACGACCTCACCATCCAGCCCTGGTCGCCCTTCCAGTTCGGCTTCTTCGAGGGGGTCTTCCTGGACAACCCGAAATTCCCCGAGCTGAACGCCAAGATCGATGAGATCGCGGCGAAGTACGGGGTCAGCAACACGACCATCGCCCTGGCCTGGCTGCTGCGCCATCCGGCGAAGATGCAGCCGGTGACCGGCACCACCACCGTCCAGCGCCTGCAGGACTGCTGCCGGGCCAGCGAGGTTCACCTGACGCGGGAGGAGTGGTACGCCATCCTGCTCGCGGCCGGGAACACGCTGCCCTGA
- a CDS encoding NADP-dependent oxidoreductase — translation MRAARFHRFGDPGVLQLDEVAWPAPRRDEVLIRVHASSINGTDLNLRGGGLGLLMASQLPFTPGFDVAGEVVGCGPQVTAFRPGDRVYSLLGHRGGGAAEYVAVRQSRVGMAPQGTDLVSAAAVPLSGLTALQALRGEGRLQPGRTGVRVLVYGASGGIGAFAVQLARILGAHVTGVARPAKLDYVRSLGADVVLSTEELDWTAAHEPWDVILDSPPALSFEQVRPALGDQGTLVSVRGLPNRLSDAAAMLGRGGPRFASVRTAERGLDLAFLSRLIESGELKIPVDRVFALDDIQAAHRYAEGTEVRGKVVVSVVEGGGS, via the coding sequence ATGAGGGCGGCCCGCTTCCACCGCTTCGGCGATCCGGGCGTGCTGCAGCTCGACGAGGTCGCCTGGCCCGCGCCCCGGCGCGACGAGGTGCTGATCCGCGTGCATGCGTCGAGCATCAACGGCACCGACCTGAACCTGCGGGGCGGCGGCCTGGGCCTCCTGATGGCCAGCCAGCTGCCCTTCACTCCGGGCTTCGACGTGGCCGGCGAGGTGGTGGGCTGCGGGCCCCAGGTCACCGCCTTCCGGCCGGGCGACCGGGTGTACTCGCTGCTGGGGCACCGGGGCGGCGGCGCGGCCGAGTACGTGGCCGTGCGGCAGTCGCGCGTGGGCATGGCGCCCCAGGGCACCGATCTGGTGAGCGCCGCCGCCGTGCCGCTTTCGGGCCTGACCGCGCTGCAGGCCCTGCGAGGCGAGGGGCGGCTGCAGCCCGGCCGGACGGGCGTGCGGGTGCTGGTCTACGGCGCCTCGGGCGGTATCGGGGCCTTCGCCGTGCAGCTCGCGCGCATCCTGGGCGCGCACGTGACCGGGGTGGCCCGGCCCGCCAAGCTGGACTACGTGCGCTCCCTGGGGGCCGACGTGGTGCTGTCCACCGAGGAGCTGGACTGGACGGCGGCCCACGAACCCTGGGACGTGATTCTGGATAGCCCGCCGGCGCTGAGCTTCGAACAGGTGCGCCCGGCGCTGGGCGATCAGGGCACGCTGGTGAGCGTGCGCGGCCTCCCCAACCGCCTGTCGGACGCCGCCGCCATGCTGGGGCGCGGCGGGCCCCGCTTCGCCTCCGTCAGAACCGCCGAGCGCGGCCTCGACCTGGCCTTCCTGAGCCGGCTGATCGAGAGCGGTGAGCTGAAGATTCCGGTCGACCGGGTCTTCGCGCTGGACGACATCCAGGCCGCCCACCGCTACGCCGAGGGCACAGAGGTGCGCGGCAAGGTCGTGGTGTCGGTGGTGGAGGGCGGGGGCAGCTGA
- a CDS encoding lytic transglycosylase domain-containing protein, whose product MNRLLIPLTICAASSQALACKPLSAELQATVTRSASTFGLDAGLLTALIWTESRFCIGAVSPVGALGLGQLMPRTAAALGVDAHDPHQNIYGAAKYLRQMWDTFHNWTHAIAAYNAGPGAVQRYRGIPPYAETQAYVRKVLGAYQQPTSPRPRPATAAVAVRSGTSGAPVATVPLPAPYEAPRAPIRTAAQAAARVQALRPAPPVTAALPQTAAVGPASNPVKANALQPGLVLYTVARPAQATRTGGLSVFDLSAPSSTIR is encoded by the coding sequence ATGAACCGCCTCCTCATTCCGCTGACGATCTGCGCCGCCTCATCGCAGGCTCTCGCCTGCAAGCCGTTGAGCGCAGAGCTGCAGGCCACCGTGACCCGCTCGGCAAGCACCTTCGGACTCGACGCCGGACTACTCACCGCCCTGATCTGGACGGAAAGTCGGTTCTGCATCGGGGCCGTCAGCCCGGTCGGTGCCCTGGGCCTGGGGCAGCTGATGCCACGCACGGCCGCCGCCCTCGGTGTCGATGCCCATGACCCCCACCAGAACATCTACGGCGCGGCCAAATACCTGAGGCAGATGTGGGACACGTTCCACAACTGGACGCACGCGATTGCCGCCTACAACGCCGGGCCCGGAGCGGTGCAGCGGTACCGCGGCATTCCTCCCTACGCCGAGACCCAGGCCTATGTCCGGAAGGTGCTGGGAGCCTACCAGCAGCCGACCAGCCCCCGCCCTCGGCCCGCGACTGCCGCAGTGGCAGTTCGATCCGGAACGTCCGGGGCGCCAGTCGCCACCGTACCCCTTCCCGCCCCTTATGAAGCCCCCAGGGCGCCGATCCGCACCGCTGCTCAGGCGGCGGCCCGTGTCCAGGCCCTCAGGCCAGCGCCTCCAGTGACCGCGGCGCTTCCCCAGACGGCGGCGGTTGGGCCAGCGTCAAACCCGGTGAAAGCGAACGCCCTGCAGCCAGGTCTGGTGCTTTACACGGTGGCCAGGCCAGCCCAGGCCACCCGGACTGGAGGTCTGAGCGTGTTCGACCTGTCGGCGCCGTCATCGACGATCCGCTAG
- a CDS encoding maltose ABC transporter substrate-binding protein: MHKPTALLALALSLSSAQAAKLTVWTHFNGPELAWLKDVAGKYSAQEQQDAVEIINVPFGDIKQKLILGAPRGEGADLVLSLPHDQLGEMAAAGVLEPMDRYVGARGDINRTALSAMTYQGKLFGLPMFAEAVAVVYNKKLIQKVPSDWAGFLAAATRLTDEKKGTYGYLANLGDVYAQYGVISAYGGYVFKNNGGTLDVRDLGVGNAGVAKAMGFLNDLRYKYKLVPEGVDGGGAKSAFVDGRLAMLLTGPWDMGDIKKAGIDYGIAAFPTPPGATGKWSPFVGVQGVLMNSYSKNKAAAARFARFIISPDSQVAFNRAGGRIPISAAAVAQLRNDVVVSGFSKNIAAGVPMPNVPQMGAVWGPWTSAIVLSTGKPSPDYLSILSGATQEIKANIK; the protein is encoded by the coding sequence ATGCACAAGCCCACTGCTCTGCTCGCCCTGGCCCTCAGCCTCTCCAGCGCTCAAGCCGCCAAGCTCACGGTCTGGACTCACTTTAACGGCCCGGAACTGGCCTGGCTCAAAGACGTGGCCGGCAAATACAGCGCCCAGGAGCAGCAGGACGCCGTCGAGATCATCAATGTGCCCTTCGGTGACATCAAACAGAAGCTGATCCTGGGGGCCCCACGCGGGGAGGGCGCCGACCTGGTGCTGTCCCTGCCCCACGACCAGCTGGGAGAGATGGCGGCGGCGGGAGTGCTCGAACCCATGGACAGGTACGTCGGTGCCCGCGGGGACATCAACCGCACGGCCCTGAGCGCCATGACCTACCAGGGCAAGCTGTTCGGGCTGCCCATGTTCGCCGAGGCGGTCGCCGTGGTCTACAACAAGAAACTCATCCAGAAGGTGCCAAGCGACTGGGCCGGCTTTCTGGCCGCCGCAACCCGCCTGACCGACGAGAAAAAGGGCACCTACGGCTACCTCGCCAACCTGGGCGACGTGTACGCGCAGTACGGGGTCATCAGCGCCTACGGCGGCTACGTGTTCAAGAACAACGGGGGCACCCTGGATGTCCGGGATCTGGGGGTGGGCAACGCCGGCGTGGCCAAGGCTATGGGCTTTCTGAACGACCTGCGCTACAAGTACAAGCTGGTACCCGAGGGAGTGGACGGCGGCGGCGCCAAGAGCGCGTTCGTGGACGGCCGCCTGGCGATGCTGCTCACCGGCCCCTGGGACATGGGCGACATCAAGAAGGCCGGCATCGACTACGGCATTGCTGCCTTCCCGACCCCTCCCGGCGCCACCGGCAAGTGGAGCCCCTTCGTCGGCGTGCAGGGCGTGCTGATGAACAGCTACTCCAAGAACAAGGCGGCCGCCGCCCGCTTCGCCAGATTCATCATCAGCCCGGACAGTCAGGTGGCCTTCAACCGGGCAGGCGGACGGATTCCGATCAGCGCCGCGGCCGTCGCGCAGCTCAGAAACGATGTGGTCGTCAGCGGCTTCAGCAAAAACATCGCTGCCGGGGTGCCCATGCCCAACGTGCCGCAGATGGGCGCGGTGTGGGGGCCGTGGACGAGCGCCATCGTCCTCAGTACCGGCAAACCGTCGCCGGACTACCTCAGCATCCTGTCGGGCGCTACCCAGGAGATCAAGGCCAACATCAAGTAG